A genome region from Deinococcus aquaedulcis includes the following:
- a CDS encoding helix-turn-helix domain-containing protein, whose product MRDFEDGRTYSRWLRGTVVEDVQKGMPIHQVARYWGVHRNTVRRYVQQDAAGTLYFVGQPTGRPRKLAPELELQVLAQFDADPVASLREHARRLTIETGVEISYRTIGRILKRHEMTYQRGRGWTRPAPDQTSTPEK is encoded by the coding sequence GTGCGCGATTTCGAGGATGGCCGGACCTATTCACGCTGGTTGCGAGGAACGGTGGTCGAAGATGTGCAGAAGGGCATGCCGATCCACCAGGTGGCGCGGTATTGGGGCGTGCACCGTAACACTGTGCGGCGTTACGTGCAACAGGATGCAGCGGGCACATTGTATTTCGTCGGCCAGCCAACAGGCCGGCCACGTAAATTGGCACCTGAGCTTGAGCTGCAGGTATTGGCCCAGTTCGACGCTGATCCTGTCGCCTCACTCCGCGAGCACGCGCGTCGCCTGACCATAGAGACGGGTGTGGAAATCTCGTACCGAACGATCGGCCGGATTCTAAAGCGGCACGAAATGACGTACCAACGAGGTAGAGGGTGGACGCGCCCTGCCCCTGACCAGACGTCGACGCCAGAAAAATAA